AGTGCCTCCGTTTGATTTGAGTGCAATTCTGAAACCGCCAATTCCTGCAAACAGGTCCACGAAAGTGAAGGCTGGTTTGCCTTTCAGATGACGCCTTCGCGCAACATCAACGTCGAAAAGCCGAGACTGACTTTTATTGACTTTACTCCGTTTAGAAGAACTAAATGACATAAAGTTCCAGAATCAAATCACCTTGGAATCTCAATTGGCGGAAACGCCAAAATACTCACGTCGCCATTCGCCTCTTCTATCGCGTCTACGTCACCTAACCAAATTGTGAGAAAATTTTTTCCATCAAAGTCTTCTTCAGTAGCACGCCGGAAGGATACCTTACTTCGCAAAGAAATAGTTCGGTTGTCCCCCGGACGTGGACCATCAGAGTCAAGTGCACGCCCGAGAGAGAGACCCGCCGCGAATCTGCGGATGTCATTCACGAAGTCGAGGACAATCACTTTCTTTTTAGTTTTACTGAGCCGCAGGCCCCTACCGAGTTGTTGTACGAAAATTCTGCGGCTGTGAGTGACTCGCTGAAAGACAACAAGGTTGACGTCGGGAACAT
The sequence above is drawn from the Deltaproteobacteria bacterium genome and encodes:
- a CDS encoding DNA cytosine methyltransferase — encoded protein: MSFSSSKRSKVNKSQSRLFDVDVARRRHLKGKPAFTFVDLFAGIGGFRIALKSNGGTCVFSSEWDTFARKTYHANFGEIPHGDITKVKITD